The genome window GATGGTCAGAAGCGTTTTATCAATACAATTGAGCAATTTAATCAATTAGTCAGTGATTGCTTTGCCATGGCTAAAACCAGTCAAAACGCTAATGTTGGTATTGCTCCGCATTCATTACGTGCCGTAGATAAAGAATCATTAGTTGCGGCAGTTAAACACGTACGCAGTCTTGATGAAAAAGCGCCGGTGCATATTCATATTAGTGAGCAGCAAAAAGAAGTACAAGATTGCTTAGCTCACTATGGCAAGCGTCCAGTGCAATGGTTACTAGACAATATGGAACTCGATCAACATTGGTGTTTAATTCATGCCACTCATATCGATGAACAAGAGGTTGCCGGAATTATTGCAGCTAAAGCCATTGCCGGTATTTGTCCAACTACTGAAGCCAACTTAGGTGATGGTATTTTCCCTACTACCGAGTTTATGGTGCAAGGTGGTCAAGTTGCTATTGGCTCTGACAGCCATATTAGCGTGTCGGCAATTGAAGAAATCCGTTTACTTGAATACGCACAGCGCTTAATCAAGCAACAGCGCGCTATTTTAGCAAACAATGAAACCCGTTCTGTCGGGCAGAATTTATGGCAACATACCGCCAAAGCTGGGGCATTAAGCACTAGTAGCAATATTGGAGAACTCGCTATTGGCAAGCAGGCCGACTTGTTAGTACTTGATGAAAGTAAAACCCGTTTATTTGCCAATCAAAATAATTTTATTTTAGACAGTATGATGTTTGCCAGCCAAGACAATCCAATAAAAGACGTGATGGTAAATGGTCATTGGTGTGTTCTAAATGGCGAGCATAGTGAACAAAATACTAGTGCTGATGCGTTTGCTAAGGTGTTAAAAGACTTAGGTGATAATCGCTAGCCTATAAAGAGCATAAGGTTAAAGAATTCTATATTGATCAATAGTTGCACAAACTTTCAATTGATACTGTCTGCGTAACCGTGGGTTGTCTTTCGGCTCTACGCAGTACTCTTTATGAAATGTTTTTAATGAGTCACGTGTTTGCGCCACTTTTTTCACATAGGCAACTTCATTTTTAGAGAACTTTTTAAAGTCTTGCTGTAAAGCTGAAATCAGCTTAGATGGGGCAACTTTGGCCTTGGTATCAGCGATTTCAGCAAAGCTTTCCTGTGCTTCTTCTTTTGTTGTACTAAGCCATTCATTAAACTCTTCATTTGGATAAAAGTGTAAATACACGGCTATAGCAACAATTATTATTATTAGATTTTTAAACATGTGCGCTCTATTTTATCGAAATGAGTCATTAACTATGATAATAACTCATTTTGTCAAAATGTTAAAAAAATTCAGAAAACTTAATCTAAATCACGCTTTTACCCTATCTTTTGGTTATAATTAGCCGATAAAAACATATCTAAATTTCGGAATGGCCATGGTTGACAATAAAAAGCCTGCAGAAGTACAAACTCAAACAATACCGGTTAAAAATATTAAGGTTCATCGACCTAAATCTGGTGGTGTTGAGCAATATAAACCACGCGATCAAATTTATGTTCGTAAAGTTAAAGGCTTCTTCCAAAACATTCGTCGTAAAATGAATATTTTTTTCCTAGCCATGTTTGCCGCCCTTCCTTGGCTGCAATACAACGGCCAACAAGCAATTTTATTTGATGTTGGTGAGCAAAGGTTCAACATTTTTGGGTTAACGCTTTGGCCGCAAGATTTAACCTTGCTCGCTTGGATTTGTATCATTGGCGCGTTCTTACTGTTTTTTGTCACGACTTTTTTAGGGCGAGTTTGGTGTGGTTATTTATGCCCCCAAACCGTGTGGACATTTATCTTTATCTGGTTTGAAGAAAAACTTGAAGGTGCTGCCAATAAGCGCAAAAAACTTGATTCGCAACAGATGAATTTTGATAAATTCTGGCGTAAAGCGCTGAAACATAGCTGTTGGCTGCTATTCTCGTTGTTAACTGCTATTACCTTTATTGGTTATTTTACCCCAATGCAGCAGTTAACCATCGACTTTTTTACCTTTAATGCCTCAGTGATGATCACTCTTTGGATCTTGTTTTTTGCCTTTTGTACTTATGGTAATGCCGGTTGGATGCGTGAAATTATGTGTTTGCATATGTGTCCATATGCACGTTTTCAATCAGCAATGTTTGATCAGGATACATTAACCGTTTCTTATGATTACCGCCGTGGTGAAAACAGAGGGCCAAGAGGACGCAAAGTTGATCCAAAAGAATTAGGTTTAGGCGACTGTATCGATTGTAATCTGTGTGTTGAGGTTTGTCCTACTGGTATCGATATTCGTAATGGCCTGCAATATGAGTGTATAAACTGTGGTGCTTGTGTGGATGCTTGTGATGGCGTGATGGAAAAAATGAAGTATGAAAAAGGACTTATCCGCTATACCACCGAAACAGTTCTCAAAGGCAAAACTGTGCATATTCTGCGCCCAAAACTGTTTATGTATGCAATTGTATTGGTGCTAATGGTTGGCTTCTTTGTCAATGATATTGTTAGCAGGGTGCCGCTACAACTTGATATTATTCGTGATAGAAACGCCCTGGCACGTGAAAATATTGATGGCTTTATCGAAAATGTTTATACCTTAAAAGTATTAAATAAATCGCAACAGCAAGCCAGTTATAAAATAGATGTTGAAGGCTTGGCAGGCTATGAATGGCAAGGCGATAGAGTGGTAACTGTTGATGCCGCTCAAATGCATACTATTGCCATTAGTATTGCCGTAGACCCGTATGATTTGAAAGAGTATATGACCGATATATCGTTTGTCATTCATCAAACAAAACCTGCTAATAATGATGTGATCATTAAACAAAGCAGCGTGTTCTTTAATAAACGATGAGTACTAATAACTTGGCAGACTTTAGTTTTTCATCCCTTCGGCCGGAAACCATCATTGATGGATTAGAAGCCGCAGGTTTTAGTGTCGCCAGTGGTTTACTGGCGTTGAACAGTTATGAAAACAGAGTGTATCAATTTCATGACGACGACATGGTAAAGTACGTTACCAAGTTTTATCGACCTAATCGCTGGAGTCTTGCGCAAATTCAAGAAGAGCATGATTTTGCTTTAGAACTTGAAGCGCAAGAATTACCTATGGTTGCGCCACTGGTGAAAGATGGTCAGAGCATCTTTACTCATCAAGGCTTTACCTTTGCGGTGTTTCCTTGTCGTGGTGGCCGAATATTTGAAGTAGACAATTTAGACCAACTGGAATGGATGGGCCGCTTTGTTGGCCGTATACATGCAGTTGCCAGCACTAAGCCATTTGTATGCCGCCCTGAAATCAGCACTGAAGAAAGCTTAATTCAAGCTCGAGAGATAATTGCTAATGGCAATATGGTCAGTTCAGGTTTACATTTACCCTTTTTTACTGTCTTAGATCAAGTTATAGATATTGCCATAAGCCAATATAAACCGACTAAAAAGATACGTTTACATGGCGATTGTCATGCAGGTAATATTTTATGGACTGATGCTGGTCCACACTTTGTTGACTTGGATGACTGCCGTACTGGTCCTGCCATACAAGACCTTTGGATGATGCTTTCCGGCGACCGCCAAAATAGGTTGTTACAATTGGATACGCTTTTAATGGGCTATGAGGAGTTTTTTTCATTTGAACATAATGAGCTAACACTGATAGAATCATTACGTTCAATGAGATTAATTAATTATATGGCGTGGTTAACTAAGCGTTGGCAAGATCCAGCTTTTCCGCGAAACTTTCCCTGGTTTAATACCGAGAAATATTGGGAACAGCAAATTTTAATGTTAAAAGAGCAGCATGCTATTTTACAAGAGCCAAGTTTAAGTTTGAACTTAGGTAACTAAAACTTAGATACGACTAAGCCATAAATATAACAATATATGCAAGGAATTTGTTAAGTAATGAAAAAGTTTATTAGCTCAATTTTTATCGCCTTAATGGTATCAGCGTGTTCACAAGCTGCTGACTACAAAGAAGGCACACATTACACTGTAGTAAATGATACTGTGTCAGCAAAACCGGAAGTACGAGAATATTTCTCATTCTATTGCCCGCACTGTTTACGTTTTGAACCATTAATGAAAGACATCAAAAAGTCTTTACCTGAAGGTGCTACATTTGAAAAAAATCACGTAGATTTCTTACGTGCAGCAAGCCCTGAAGTGCAATTTAACATCACTAAAGCAATGATTGCTGCTCAGCAAATGCCTCAAGCAGAGCAATTAATTGCCGCAATGTTTGATGCCATTCAAGTACAGCGTAAGCCATTAGCATCTACTGCTGAATTACGTAAGTTATTTGAAGGTGTTGGAGCCGATGGTGAGAAATTCGAAAAATTAATGTCTAGTTTTGGCGTTAATTCAAAAGCTAAGCAAATGAAAAAGTTTCAAGATGAAATGACTCGTAAGGGCGCGATTACTGGCGTACCAACCATTATTGTAAATGGTAAGTATAAAGTTGAAGCTGGCGGTCTAGATCGAGCAGACTTCTTAAATGATTATAAAAACGTGGTAATGTATTTACTAACGTTAAAATAATTTAAACGCTAAGTACTAAATTTTAAAGGCCCTGTTAGGGCCTTTATAGTATCTAGGGGAGGAGCAATACTTAAATGCTATAAACGTTACTTTTCTGCAGCAACAACTGATATTTCAACTAATAGCGCATCGCGGGCCATACTTGCTTCTACGCAGGCTCTTGCTGGCGCAAATCCTGCCGGTACCCAGTTATCCCAAACTTCATTCATTGCGGCAAAATCAGCCATGGTTTTAACATAAATGGTCGCCGATAAAATGTGTTCTTTATCACTACCCGCTTGCTCTAATAAGGTTTCAACTTTATCCAACATGGTTTGTGTTTGTTCAGTAATGCCTTGCTCAGCATCTTTACAAACTTGCCCACATAAATAAATGGTGCCGTTGTGTTTTACAATACGGCTCATCCGTTGCTTGGTTTCAATACGTTCGATCATAATTTTTCAGTGATTTAGTCATTAATTAAATTGAATTTTAACAGCTTAGGCAGAAATGTCATGATAAAGCTGTTGCGCTAATTGTTCTAATACATCTGCTTTAGGATGGGTGTGCGCAAAAGTTCTTAAACCGTAAATCCCCATCAAAAAATAGCGGGCTAAATGAGTACTATCTTTTTCGGCGTCGATGCTTTGTTCAGTTTTTGCTTGCTCAAATTTTTCAGCGAGAGCCTGCTGTAACATTAACAAGTTATCACTAATAATTTTTTGAATTTCTTCATCTTGCTCTGCTATTTCATTTAATGCTTTGGTCAGTAAACAAGATTGTGCGCTGTCGCAACTTAAGCACTCGGCCACCACATTATCAAGATAAGCCTTTAAATTAATTAGTGTTGGTTGGGTACCTGAAAAAAATTGCTCAAACTCGGTTTTTCGATCTAACCGATATTGCTCAAGTGCAGCCAATAATAAACCTCGTTTATTTTCAAAGGCACAATAAATAGAACCTGGATGTAATCCTGTTGCCGCTTTGAGATCTTGCATGCTGGTTTTAGCATAACCTTTATGCATAAAAGCATTCATTGCTGACCTTAGGACTTTTTCTTTATCAAATTCTGCATTACGCATTAATTCTATAACCTTAAACACATTATATTTTCGATTGTACGCAATTTTGAATGAACATTCAAAAATAATAGTTGAATGTTCATTCAAATAAGGTTATCTTGAACGCACATTCAAAAAAGAGATTCCGCGATGACTGAAAATTTATTTAAACCTTATGCGCTAAATAATACGATTAATTTGAACAACCGTATTTTAATGGCGCCGTTAACACGCTGCATGGCAGATGATGATTTAGTGCCAACCCAAGCTATGGCCGATTATTATGCTCGCCGAGCAGAAGCAGGTTTGATCATTTCTGAAGCGGTGATAATTCGCCCTGATGGTCAAGGCTATCCCAATACTCCTGGATTATTCAGTCAGTCACAAATAGAAGGTTGGCAACGGGTAACGTCAGCAGTACACAATAATGGCGGTAAAATATTTGCCCAGCTTTGGCATACTGGCCGTGTCGCTCATCCTTACTTTTATAGTAATGGCGATGATAATGCTGCAGTCATGGCACCATCAGCTATTGCTGTTGAAGGTAGCGTACCAAGAATGCGTGAACTCACCTATAAAACGCCGAAAGCCGTAACAATAGATGAGATCAACACCTTAATATATGATTATGCGCAAGCGGCCGAAAATGCGATTGCGGCAGGTTTTGATGGCGTCGAAATTCATGGCGCTAATGGCTACCTCATCGATCAATTTTTGCATCATGACAGTAACCGTCGTACTGATGAGTACGGTGGCAATAGTGAAAATATGAGTCGCTTCGCATTGCAAGTTGTTGATGCCGTTATTGACCGAATTGGCCATGATAAAACTGCATTAAGAGTTTCGCCAGGAGCCTATTTTAATCTGGAAGGGGACAATCGAGACCGTGATGTATTTGATCACCTGCTACCTCAACTAGAAAAGCGAAATTTAGCGTTTCTGCATATTGGTATATTTGACGATAGTATGGAGTTTGACTATTTAGGTGGCCGCGTTTCTAGCTATGTAAGAGCTAACTATAATAAAACATTAGTGGGTGTGGGCAGTTACAGTGCAGAAACTGCAAGTAGCGCAATAGATACTGACAAATTTGATCTTGTCGCTATCGGTAGGCCTTTTATCGCTAACCCTGATTATGTTGCAAAAATTAGAAATAATGAGCCACTAGTCAGCTATTCTGATGAAATGTTAACGAGCTTAGTTTAAGCGTTATAGTAATTCTATTAAGTTAAAAACAAGAGGCTTCGAAACGAACAACCTCTTGTTATAGTGCTCTAGTTATTTGCTAGTTTCTAACTCAATTTTATATTTATGATACAAGCGATAACTTAATAAACAAGCGACAACACTTAGTACAGCACTTGCCCCTATTTGCCAATAAGACATCATTTGAATGCCACTGCCGGCCAAGGCAAATATTGCCATTTGTGGGAAGAAACCTAAATATGATGCGCTAATGTATTTTTTAGCTGAAATATCACCAACACCGGAACATAGGTTCAATAGAAAGTTATTACCGGCGGGAATAAGACGAATAATAAAGGTTTTTTGGAAGGTGTCTTTTTGCAGGAAATTGTTAAAGATTTCAACTTTGTCACTAAAGCGTTTTAAAACTAATGGTCTGGCAATAAATCGGGCCGTATAAAAGGTGATGCAACAACCTAATGCTGCCGCAAAGGTAGCAACTAAAGTGCCTTGCCATATACCAAACGCATACCCTGCGGCAAAGGCGGCCACTTGTCTTGGCAAACCTACACTTGTTGCTAAAGCAATCACCGTAATAAAATACAAAATGCCGGAATTACCTTGCTGCTTAATGCTGTTATCGACCCAATTCTGATCAAATTGAGATAGTAGGCCTGAGTAATTGAATAGCAACCCTATGGCTGCACTGACTATTAAGAAAAAGCCTAAAAATGTAATAGCGGCTTTATATTTCAACCAAAAAGATTTCATCAACAATAGCCAAAAATTAAGGTGCAGGGCAAATGATAACTTTCTTGGCTTCAATCAATTGCTGTTTTTTATTGGTGCTAAGGTAACTTACCGTCCCTTCTATAAGGATTTGCTCTTCAGGTTGAGCTTTACTGGCAAAAAACTCTGCGCTTTTGCCCCAAAGATGAACTAAGCGACTGATCTTTTGACCTTTAAAGTGATGATCGGATTCTACAAAGCCTGGCTCATTAATTGTTACGGTAAATTCAGCCAAACTTACGTTGTTTTCAGTGGTTACTAACTTAACTGCAGAGCTTAAAGTCGCATTACAAATAAGCTGGTTAATACCGTTGTGGATACCTTTACCAATTAACGACAAAGACTCAATTTGAATGATATCTTTATTACGTTTTTTACTGGTACTCATCGCGCCATGTATTAATAGTAACTGGCCTTTGTCAGCATAAAGAAAGTGCTTTTCTACGTCATGACCTTCAAAGTGACAGGTATGATAGCTAGTCCAGTCTTTAAACGAGTTGGTTCTCTTATCAAACCAAGACTGATTAGTCGCAATTACGAATTCTGCAATAGGCACAACAGGGTTTGCCCGATAACGAATTTCAGGCTTGGCAACTAAATTACCGGCCAAAATTACATGACATTGTTGTTGTTTTTCTACCGGTTTATCAATAGGTCTGGTTTTATCTGTCATAACTTGAATTAGGGATTAAAAGTTAACCGCTATAATAAGAAAAAATTACCTGGATGAACACTAAAATTATATTATTGATCATTTATACTGGTTGATTCACGCTTTGTCAGTGTTGGAATATATTTAAAGTCTTTTGTATTGTTGTTTTTGTCATTCTTATTGGCTAAATCAAGGGCTAAATTTGCAGCTTGAATTGCCATTTCTTCAATAGGGTAGTTAAGTGTGGTAAGCTTAGGTCTTGAATAACGTGATAGTAATACATCATCAAAGCCTATTACTGAAATGTCAGTAGGTACTCTGTAACCATTATCTTCTAACGTTGAAATGGCACCAATTGCCATTGCATCGTTATAAACAAACAAGGCGGAAAACTTTTTACCTGAGGCTAATAACTTCTGCGTGGTAATTTCACCACCTTGTAAGTTAGGTTCGCCATATTCAACCAGTTGTTGATCAAGGTTAAAGCCAGCAGCATTTAGCTCACTCTGAAAGCCTTGCAGTCTGAGGCTCGGATCATCAATTTGATACTTACTGGAAATACAGGCAAAAGTTTGATGCTTTAACGTTAGTAAATGTCGAGCTGCTATTTTGCCGCCTTCTAAATTATCTAACCAAACACAGCGATGAGCAACTTGTTCAATATATCTGTCGATGAGCACTAACCCTGATACTTTATTTGTTAATGCAATCAGTGCGTCATCAGATAATTTTTTACTATGGATCACCATCACATCACAGCGTCTTTCAATAAGTAAATTAATGGCTTGTTGCTCAGATTCTGCCGTAACTAAGCCGGTACTTAATAGCAGTTGCATGTTTTGCTGGCGAGCAACTTGCTCAACGCCATGGGCAAGAGAAGCAAAAAAAGGGTCGGTTAAGTCAGGAATAACAACACCAACAGTGGTACTTTTCTGTGTCACTAATGCACGAGCATTGGCATTAGGTGTATAGCCTAAATCAGCCATTACCTTATTAACATTCTCAATGGTCTTCTTACTGACTTTCGGTCCGTTATTTATAACTCTGGATACAGATGCAACTGAAACACCGGCAATTCGAGCGACATCTTTAATGGTGGCCATTAGGGGTAAATGTTTACCTTCACTGTCTTTTAAACTTAACCATAATATATATTATTTGGCATCTGATAGGCAAGTTATAAGTGTTTTAACGAAAATTAATACTTGCATCACAAAAGGTAAACGTTTACCCTTTGGTGCATATGGTATAGCGAGGCATGTAAATATTATGACAAATGAATTTGACCCTACCGAACATCCGCATCGAAGATATAACCCATTAATCGATGAGTGGGTGTTGGTTTCACCTCATCGGGCAAAGCGCCCTTGGCAAGGGCAAGTAGAAGCCCTTGATGAAGAGCAAAAGCCGGCGTATGACGAAAAATGTTTTCTTTGTGCAGGTAATATCAGAATAAATGGTGAAGTAAATGCTGACTATAAAGAGACGTTTGTGTTTACTAATGACTTTGCTGCGATTAAACAAGATACCCCAGTTGTTGAAAGTGATGATCCGCTGTTTAAAATGGCCACTGAACAAGGTGAAAGCCGAGTGATCTGTTTTTCTCCTGATCACAGTAAAACCTTACCGCAGCTGTCAATAAGCGAAATTTCCAGCGTAGTAGATACTTGGCAAGAACAGTGTGACGAGTTAGGGAAAAGCTACACTTGGGTACAGGTATTTGAAAATAAAGGTAGCATAATGGGCTGCTCTAACCCTCATCCACATGGGCAAATTTGGGCACAGCAACAATTACCCACTTTGGTGATGAAAAAGCATAAAGCGCAACAAGCTTACTTTGACCAGTATGGCAGTAACTTGTTGCAAGATTACGTCGCCAAAGAGGTAAAAAACCAAGAAA of Thalassotalea fonticola contains these proteins:
- a CDS encoding UDP-glucose--hexose-1-phosphate uridylyltransferase; the encoded protein is MTNEFDPTEHPHRRYNPLIDEWVLVSPHRAKRPWQGQVEALDEEQKPAYDEKCFLCAGNIRINGEVNADYKETFVFTNDFAAIKQDTPVVESDDPLFKMATEQGESRVICFSPDHSKTLPQLSISEISSVVDTWQEQCDELGKSYTWVQVFENKGSIMGCSNPHPHGQIWAQQQLPTLVMKKHKAQQAYFDQYGSNLLQDYVAKEVKNQERVVVINDDWLVVVPYWAAWPFETLLLPRFPVTRITELNAQQKLSLADILKQITIKYDNLFNCSFPYSMGWHGAPFDGENHDSWTLHASFFPPLLRSATVRKFMVGYEMMAEAQRDLTAEQAAQRLRDLSNIHYKEQN
- a CDS encoding alkene reductase, with protein sequence MTENLFKPYALNNTINLNNRILMAPLTRCMADDDLVPTQAMADYYARRAEAGLIISEAVIIRPDGQGYPNTPGLFSQSQIEGWQRVTSAVHNNGGKIFAQLWHTGRVAHPYFYSNGDDNAAVMAPSAIAVEGSVPRMRELTYKTPKAVTIDEINTLIYDYAQAAENAIAAGFDGVEIHGANGYLIDQFLHHDSNRRTDEYGGNSENMSRFALQVVDAVIDRIGHDKTALRVSPGAYFNLEGDNRDRDVFDHLLPQLEKRNLAFLHIGIFDDSMEFDYLGGRVSSYVRANYNKTLVGVGSYSAETASSAIDTDKFDLVAIGRPFIANPDYVAKIRNNEPLVSYSDEMLTSLV
- a CDS encoding thiol:disulfide interchange protein DsbA/DsbL → MKKFISSIFIALMVSACSQAADYKEGTHYTVVNDTVSAKPEVREYFSFYCPHCLRFEPLMKDIKKSLPEGATFEKNHVDFLRAASPEVQFNITKAMIAAQQMPQAEQLIAAMFDAIQVQRKPLASTAELRKLFEGVGADGEKFEKLMSSFGVNSKAKQMKKFQDEMTRKGAITGVPTIIVNGKYKVEAGGLDRADFLNDYKNVVMYLLTLK
- a CDS encoding TetR/AcrR family transcriptional regulator gives rise to the protein MRNAEFDKEKVLRSAMNAFMHKGYAKTSMQDLKAATGLHPGSIYCAFENKRGLLLAALEQYRLDRKTEFEQFFSGTQPTLINLKAYLDNVVAECLSCDSAQSCLLTKALNEIAEQDEEIQKIISDNLLMLQQALAEKFEQAKTEQSIDAEKDSTHLARYFLMGIYGLRTFAHTHPKADVLEQLAQQLYHDISA
- a CDS encoding serine/threonine protein kinase; this translates as MADFSFSSLRPETIIDGLEAAGFSVASGLLALNSYENRVYQFHDDDMVKYVTKFYRPNRWSLAQIQEEHDFALELEAQELPMVAPLVKDGQSIFTHQGFTFAVFPCRGGRIFEVDNLDQLEWMGRFVGRIHAVASTKPFVCRPEISTEESLIQAREIIANGNMVSSGLHLPFFTVLDQVIDIAISQYKPTKKIRLHGDCHAGNILWTDAGPHFVDLDDCRTGPAIQDLWMMLSGDRQNRLLQLDTLLMGYEEFFSFEHNELTLIESLRSMRLINYMAWLTKRWQDPAFPRNFPWFNTEKYWEQQILMLKEQHAILQEPSLSLNLGN
- a CDS encoding LacI family DNA-binding transcriptional regulator, which translates into the protein MATIKDVARIAGVSVASVSRVINNGPKVSKKTIENVNKVMADLGYTPNANARALVTQKSTTVGVVIPDLTDPFFASLAHGVEQVARQQNMQLLLSTGLVTAESEQQAINLLIERRCDVMVIHSKKLSDDALIALTNKVSGLVLIDRYIEQVAHRCVWLDNLEGGKIAARHLLTLKHQTFACISSKYQIDDPSLRLQGFQSELNAAGFNLDQQLVEYGEPNLQGGEITTQKLLASGKKFSALFVYNDAMAIGAISTLEDNGYRVPTDISVIGFDDVLLSRYSRPKLTTLNYPIEEMAIQAANLALDLANKNDKNNNTKDFKYIPTLTKRESTSINDQ
- a CDS encoding single-stranded DNA-binding protein codes for the protein MTDKTRPIDKPVEKQQQCHVILAGNLVAKPEIRYRANPVVPIAEFVIATNQSWFDKRTNSFKDWTSYHTCHFEGHDVEKHFLYADKGQLLLIHGAMSTSKKRNKDIIQIESLSLIGKGIHNGINQLICNATLSSAVKLVTTENNVSLAEFTVTINEPGFVESDHHFKGQKISRLVHLWGKSAEFFASKAQPEEQILIEGTVSYLSTNKKQQLIEAKKVIICPAP
- a CDS encoding formimidoylglutamate deiminase, coding for MMKLFAENILLATGWQQNKTLHIDNGVISNITDGQETDAELVTGAVIPGMVNCHSHAFQRGFAGFSEQGSDRGDSFWTWRKIMYQFLDNISTEQAEVIAKQLYIEMLKAGYTRVAEFHYLHHEKDGNNHQQLAAMAKAIFNAADDTGIGLTMLPVMYRFSGFGPLAPNDGQKRFINTIEQFNQLVSDCFAMAKTSQNANVGIAPHSLRAVDKESLVAAVKHVRSLDEKAPVHIHISEQQKEVQDCLAHYGKRPVQWLLDNMELDQHWCLIHATHIDEQEVAGIIAAKAIAGICPTTEANLGDGIFPTTEFMVQGGQVAIGSDSHISVSAIEEIRLLEYAQRLIKQQRAILANNETRSVGQNLWQHTAKAGALSTSSNIGELAIGKQADLLVLDESKTRLFANQNNFILDSMMFASQDNPIKDVMVNGHWCVLNGEHSEQNTSADAFAKVLKDLGDNR
- the ccoG gene encoding cytochrome c oxidase accessory protein CcoG; translation: MVDNKKPAEVQTQTIPVKNIKVHRPKSGGVEQYKPRDQIYVRKVKGFFQNIRRKMNIFFLAMFAALPWLQYNGQQAILFDVGEQRFNIFGLTLWPQDLTLLAWICIIGAFLLFFVTTFLGRVWCGYLCPQTVWTFIFIWFEEKLEGAANKRKKLDSQQMNFDKFWRKALKHSCWLLFSLLTAITFIGYFTPMQQLTIDFFTFNASVMITLWILFFAFCTYGNAGWMREIMCLHMCPYARFQSAMFDQDTLTVSYDYRRGENRGPRGRKVDPKELGLGDCIDCNLCVEVCPTGIDIRNGLQYECINCGACVDACDGVMEKMKYEKGLIRYTTETVLKGKTVHILRPKLFMYAIVLVLMVGFFVNDIVSRVPLQLDIIRDRNALARENIDGFIENVYTLKVLNKSQQQASYKIDVEGLAGYEWQGDRVVTVDAAQMHTIAISIAVDPYDLKEYMTDISFVIHQTKPANNDVIIKQSSVFFNKR
- a CDS encoding TVP38/TMEM64 family protein, yielding MKSFWLKYKAAITFLGFFLIVSAAIGLLFNYSGLLSQFDQNWVDNSIKQQGNSGILYFITVIALATSVGLPRQVAAFAAGYAFGIWQGTLVATFAAALGCCITFYTARFIARPLVLKRFSDKVEIFNNFLQKDTFQKTFIIRLIPAGNNFLLNLCSGVGDISAKKYISASYLGFFPQMAIFALAGSGIQMMSYWQIGASAVLSVVACLLSYRLYHKYKIELETSK
- a CDS encoding RidA family protein, with translation MMIERIETKQRMSRIVKHNGTIYLCGQVCKDAEQGITEQTQTMLDKVETLLEQAGSDKEHILSATIYVKTMADFAAMNEVWDNWVPAGFAPARACVEASMARDALLVEISVVAAEK